A single window of Methylacidimicrobium sp. AP8 DNA harbors:
- a CDS encoding DoxX family protein → MNPFSGILSTRRSIGPFFLRLGLAVVFFPHGAQNVLGWFGGKGLAGATGFLHGSLHIPVVLAQAALWTELLAPLALLVGLFTRPAAFALGMTMAVAAVLVHLRYGLFMNWYGTQAGEGVEFHILAVAGCLCLLFTGGGSFSLDHRISGEI, encoded by the coding sequence ATGAACCCGTTTTCCGGCATTCTTTCGACGCGGCGCTCGATCGGCCCCTTCTTCCTGCGGCTGGGCCTGGCCGTCGTCTTCTTCCCCCACGGGGCCCAGAACGTCCTCGGCTGGTTCGGCGGCAAGGGATTAGCCGGCGCCACGGGCTTCCTCCATGGCTCGCTCCACATTCCGGTCGTGCTGGCCCAAGCCGCCCTCTGGACCGAGCTGCTCGCCCCGCTGGCGCTCCTGGTCGGGCTCTTCACACGCCCGGCCGCCTTCGCGCTAGGCATGACCATGGCGGTGGCCGCGGTCCTGGTCCACCTCCGCTACGGGCTCTTCATGAACTGGTACGGCACCCAGGCCGGGGAGGGCGTCGAGTTCCACATCCTGGCGGTCGCCGGCTGCCTCTGCCTGCTCTTCACCGGGGGAGGCTCCTTCTCCCTCGATCACCGGATCTCGGGGGAGATCTGA
- a CDS encoding ABC transporter ATP-binding protein, protein MLEIDRAGVRRGGRWILDRLSLRLPAGRHTAILGPNGSGKSTLVKLIARELYPSVGAESAGEVRIFGRNHWQLSELRSLLGIVSPAQERELLGEPPLEAFEAVVSGFFASRGLGPGHRATAEMRRRAREALERLGAAHLAGREMDSLSGGEARKVVIARALVHRPRALLLDEPCEGLDLASRRRFLESLRALAQSGTTLLLVTHHVEEILPEIGHVLLLRDGRPLAEGAKERTLTGPALSAAFGMPVRVRRRGAWYAADLA, encoded by the coding sequence CTGCTCGAGATCGACCGGGCCGGCGTCCGGCGCGGCGGGCGCTGGATCCTCGACCGGCTCAGCCTCCGGCTGCCGGCCGGCCGGCACACGGCGATCCTCGGGCCTAACGGCTCGGGCAAATCGACCCTGGTGAAGCTGATCGCGCGCGAGCTCTATCCCTCGGTGGGGGCGGAGAGCGCCGGCGAGGTCCGGATCTTCGGCCGGAACCATTGGCAGCTTTCCGAGCTCCGGAGCCTGCTGGGCATCGTCTCGCCCGCGCAAGAGCGCGAGCTGCTGGGCGAGCCGCCGCTGGAAGCCTTCGAAGCGGTGGTCTCGGGCTTTTTCGCGTCCCGGGGCTTGGGCCCGGGCCACCGGGCGACCGCGGAGATGCGCCGGCGGGCGAGGGAAGCGCTCGAGCGGCTCGGCGCGGCCCACCTGGCCGGCCGGGAGATGGACAGCCTCTCGGGCGGAGAGGCCAGAAAGGTGGTGATCGCCCGCGCCCTGGTGCACCGCCCCCGGGCCCTGCTGCTCGACGAGCCCTGCGAAGGCCTCGACCTGGCTAGCCGCCGCCGCTTCCTCGAAAGCCTCCGGGCCCTGGCGCAATCGGGCACGACCCTCCTGCTCGTCACCCACCACGTCGAGGAGATCCTGCCTGAAATCGGGCACGTCCTCCTGCTCCGGGACGGCCGGCCGCTCGCGGAGGGGGCGAAGGAGCGGACGCTCACCGGCCCCGCGCTCAGCGCGGCCTTCGGCATGCCGGTCCGCGTCCGGCGGCGCGGCGCCTGGTATGCGGCCGATCTGGCGTAG
- a CDS encoding nucleotidyltransferase domain-containing protein, with product MEGNFDPRFPQGFEELLRRLTAAVRRAYGPRLSALAVYGSVGRGRMRPDSDIDFLLVADPLPRGRMARVAEWEPVERELAPALEEARALGISTEWSPLFKTPAELAAGSPILFDMTEDARILWDPQGVLAEALRRMRERLARHGARRIWSGNAWYWVLRPGRLPGEPIEI from the coding sequence ATGGAGGGGAACTTCGATCCCCGCTTCCCGCAAGGCTTCGAGGAGCTCCTGCGGCGGCTGACGGCGGCCGTCCGGCGCGCCTACGGACCGCGGCTCTCGGCTCTGGCGGTCTATGGATCGGTCGGCCGGGGCAGGATGCGGCCCGATTCGGACATCGATTTCCTGCTGGTCGCCGATCCCCTCCCCCGCGGAAGGATGGCCCGGGTCGCCGAATGGGAGCCGGTCGAACGGGAGCTCGCCCCCGCGCTTGAGGAGGCGCGGGCCTTGGGAATCTCCACCGAATGGTCGCCGCTCTTCAAGACGCCGGCGGAGCTGGCGGCCGGAAGCCCGATCCTCTTCGACATGACCGAGGACGCCCGGATCCTCTGGGATCCGCAGGGGGTGCTCGCGGAGGCCCTGCGGCGGATGCGCGAGCGGCTGGCCCGCCACGGGGCGCGGCGGATCTGGAGCGGGAACGCCTGGTACTGGGTGCTCCGGCCCGGCCGCCTCCCGGGGGAACCGATCGAGATCTAA
- a CDS encoding NAD(P)(+) transhydrogenase (Re/Si-specific) subunit beta — protein sequence MDWLLQSCDLATAFLLIYGLKRMSSPATARSGIVLAGIGMLVVVLASFLYVFGVGAEARPRLPVNLLLGALALALGVGWSWWQGERVPLTAMPQMVALYNGMGGAAAAAISAIELLAHPEASNFRLAVAIAGGFIGSFSFSGSLIAWAKLDGKLPKPWRPPFLQIGNGLVLLTAVASATALPALLPNGSLLSLFFLCSLAFGALITLPIGGADMPVVISLCNACTGIAVGFEGYVLNHPALMIAGTVVGAAGSLLTLLMARAMNRSLGNILFSNFGEGGKEEVQVTGQLKPISPEDAAATLCYARKVIFVPGYGLAAARAQQKLYELAKRLQEEGVEVKFAIHPVAGRMPGHMDVLLAEAGVPYEMIVGLDEINAEFPSTDVALVVGANDIVNPAARTSKGSPIYGMPILDVDKARQVYVIKRGQGKGYAGIENALFTADNCRMIYGDAQEVLAQMLQSIKELVGQH from the coding sequence ATGGACTGGCTCCTCCAATCCTGCGATCTGGCCACGGCCTTCCTGCTCATCTACGGCCTCAAGCGGATGTCCTCGCCGGCCACGGCCCGCTCGGGGATCGTCCTCGCCGGGATCGGCATGCTGGTGGTGGTGCTGGCGAGCTTCCTCTACGTCTTCGGCGTGGGCGCGGAGGCCCGGCCCCGCCTGCCGGTCAACCTGCTGCTGGGCGCGCTGGCCCTCGCCCTGGGGGTCGGCTGGTCGTGGTGGCAGGGGGAGCGGGTCCCGCTGACCGCAATGCCGCAGATGGTCGCCCTCTACAACGGGATGGGCGGGGCGGCGGCCGCGGCGATCTCGGCGATCGAGCTGCTGGCCCACCCCGAAGCGAGCAACTTCCGGCTGGCCGTCGCCATCGCCGGCGGCTTCATCGGCTCCTTCTCGTTCTCGGGATCGCTCATCGCCTGGGCGAAGCTCGACGGGAAGCTGCCGAAGCCCTGGCGACCGCCCTTCCTCCAGATCGGAAACGGGCTCGTGCTCCTGACGGCGGTCGCCTCGGCCACGGCCCTGCCCGCCCTCCTCCCCAACGGGAGCCTTCTCTCTCTCTTCTTCCTCTGCTCGCTGGCCTTCGGGGCCCTGATCACGCTCCCCATCGGCGGGGCCGACATGCCCGTGGTGATCTCGCTCTGCAACGCGTGCACGGGGATCGCCGTCGGGTTCGAGGGGTACGTCCTCAACCATCCGGCCCTCATGATCGCCGGAACGGTCGTGGGCGCCGCGGGCAGCCTGCTCACCCTGCTGATGGCGCGCGCGATGAACCGCTCGCTCGGGAACATCCTCTTCAGCAACTTCGGCGAGGGAGGCAAGGAGGAGGTCCAGGTGACCGGCCAGCTCAAGCCGATCAGCCCCGAGGACGCGGCGGCCACGCTCTGCTACGCCCGCAAGGTGATCTTCGTTCCGGGCTACGGCCTGGCCGCGGCCCGCGCCCAGCAGAAGCTCTACGAGCTGGCCAAGCGGCTGCAGGAGGAGGGGGTGGAGGTCAAGTTCGCGATCCACCCGGTCGCCGGCCGGATGCCGGGGCATATGGACGTGCTGCTGGCCGAGGCGGGGGTCCCCTACGAGATGATCGTCGGCCTCGACGAGATCAACGCAGAGTTCCCGTCGACCGACGTCGCGCTGGTGGTCGGGGCCAACGACATCGTCAATCCGGCGGCCCGGACGAGCAAGGGCTCTCCGATCTACGGGATGCCGATCCTCGACGTCGACAAGGCCCGCCAGGTCTACGTGATCAAGCGCGGCCAGGGAAAGGGCTACGCGGGCATCGAGAACGCCCTCTTTACCGCCGACAACTGCCGGATGATCTACGGGGACGCCCAGGAGGTCCTCGCCCAGATGCTCCAATCGATCAAGGAGCTAGTCGGCCAACACTAG
- a CDS encoding class I SAM-dependent methyltransferase, which yields METPPVPSPLFTLGDYLAGMATGVLVAGAVRSLISPGFDMVLAMLLGMALGMGIHLLLGALLGPLLGMFQTMVPGAWIGMYGGMLFAMRDSMGAGSPGWAKALGVGALFGAASVAGFRLYDRILRGPVNGPGEEPAEAAGSARRKWDAASRFFDRLTWADDRRFGPEKRRLFGRLRGRGKLLFIGAGTGNDFRYLPPDLAMTAIDLSPEMLARAAAKAAGHPAGIELRQADVQRLPFPDGSFDQALSVCTFCSVPDPLRGLREVYRVLRPGGRFFLFEHVRSRIGPVGVLLDVMTPLSRRIGPALNRETVGNVKAAGFRIAGEENVYLDIVKWIEAEKPGEPA from the coding sequence ATGGAAACCCCTCCCGTCCCTTCCCCGCTCTTCACGCTGGGCGACTACCTGGCGGGGATGGCGACCGGGGTCCTGGTCGCCGGCGCGGTGCGCAGCCTGATCTCCCCCGGGTTCGACATGGTGCTTGCGATGCTCCTGGGCATGGCCCTGGGCATGGGGATCCACCTGCTGCTCGGCGCCCTGCTCGGCCCCCTCCTGGGCATGTTCCAGACGATGGTTCCCGGAGCCTGGATCGGCATGTACGGGGGCATGCTCTTCGCCATGCGCGACTCGATGGGCGCGGGCTCTCCCGGCTGGGCGAAGGCCCTGGGCGTCGGCGCCCTCTTCGGGGCGGCCTCGGTGGCCGGCTTCCGCCTCTACGACCGGATCCTGCGCGGGCCGGTCAACGGGCCGGGCGAAGAGCCGGCCGAGGCCGCCGGCTCGGCCCGCCGGAAATGGGACGCGGCCAGCCGGTTCTTCGACCGGCTCACCTGGGCCGACGACCGGCGCTTCGGCCCGGAGAAGCGGAGGCTCTTCGGCCGGCTCCGGGGCCGGGGCAAGCTCCTCTTCATCGGGGCGGGGACCGGAAACGACTTCCGCTACCTCCCGCCCGACCTGGCGATGACGGCGATCGATCTAAGCCCGGAGATGCTGGCCCGGGCGGCCGCCAAGGCCGCCGGCCACCCCGCGGGCATCGAGCTTCGCCAGGCCGACGTCCAGCGGCTCCCCTTCCCCGACGGCTCCTTCGACCAGGCGCTCTCGGTCTGCACCTTCTGCTCGGTCCCCGATCCGCTGCGGGGGCTCCGGGAGGTCTACCGGGTGCTCCGGCCCGGCGGCCGCTTCTTCCTCTTCGAGCACGTCCGGAGCCGGATCGGCCCGGTGGGCGTCCTCCTCGACGTGATGACCCCGCTCTCGCGGCGGATCGGCCCCGCCCTCAACCGGGAGACGGTCGGCAACGTGAAGGCGGCGGGGTTCCGGATCGCCGGCGAGGAGAACGTCTACCTTGATATCGTGAAGTGGATCGAGGCCGAGAAGCCGGGCGAGCCGGCCTGA
- a CDS encoding xanthine dehydrogenase family protein molybdopterin-binding subunit translates to MSWEPRSAKSRSGRRRPFPATGIPKWGGMLLTGGSTSVRHMYACLRTAGAAAREMLVAAAAKLWKEPAAGIRCREGRVEGRGHAVSFGEMARHARRERPPARPALKDPREFVYIGTPVPRLDIPEKVAGKAQFGIDVCLPGLAYAVFLRPPRFGARPKAVDTRAAKALPGVIAVPTLSQGVAVIAETIGAAFRGREALRVEWEGGEEKLSSASAEAALVDALQGEGIVAREEGRPRELWASGSRRLERTYRLPFLAHGTLEPMNATAWVKDGGCEIWTGTQFPTGAAQAAARICGLPESRVAVHTQYLGGGFGRRSALDFVVDAVEAAKAVGRPVKVLYSREEDFAAGFYRPANASRVQAVLDERGMPSAWIHRIAVPSVFAKSFPARMKNGIDPAAVEGLTTAK, encoded by the coding sequence ATGAGCTGGGAGCCTCGCTCCGCCAAGTCGAGGTCCGGCCGGCGCCGGCCCTTCCCGGCTACGGGGATCCCGAAATGGGGGGGGATGCTGCTGACCGGCGGGAGCACGAGCGTCCGGCATATGTACGCTTGCCTGCGGACGGCCGGAGCGGCCGCCCGGGAGATGCTGGTCGCCGCGGCGGCCAAGCTCTGGAAGGAGCCCGCCGCCGGGATCCGGTGCCGGGAGGGGAGAGTCGAAGGCCGAGGCCATGCGGTCTCCTTCGGCGAGATGGCGCGGCACGCCCGGAGGGAACGGCCCCCGGCCCGCCCGGCTCTCAAGGATCCGCGGGAGTTCGTCTACATCGGCACTCCGGTCCCGCGGCTCGACATCCCCGAAAAGGTCGCCGGCAAGGCGCAATTCGGGATCGACGTCTGCTTGCCGGGGCTGGCCTACGCCGTGTTCCTCCGTCCGCCCCGCTTCGGGGCGCGGCCGAAGGCGGTCGACACGCGGGCCGCCAAGGCGCTTCCCGGGGTGATCGCCGTCCCGACCCTCTCCCAAGGGGTCGCGGTGATCGCCGAAACGATCGGCGCGGCCTTCCGGGGTAGGGAGGCGCTCCGGGTCGAGTGGGAGGGGGGCGAGGAGAAGCTGAGCAGCGCCTCGGCCGAGGCCGCGCTGGTGGACGCTCTCCAAGGCGAAGGGATCGTGGCCCGCGAGGAGGGACGCCCCCGAGAGCTCTGGGCGTCGGGATCCCGAAGGCTCGAGCGGACCTACCGGCTCCCCTTTTTGGCCCACGGGACCCTCGAGCCGATGAACGCCACGGCCTGGGTGAAAGACGGGGGGTGCGAGATATGGACCGGGACGCAGTTCCCCACGGGGGCGGCTCAGGCGGCCGCCCGGATCTGCGGCCTTCCCGAGTCGCGTGTAGCCGTCCATACCCAATATCTGGGAGGAGGGTTCGGAAGGCGGTCGGCCCTCGATTTCGTCGTCGACGCGGTCGAGGCCGCGAAAGCGGTCGGGCGCCCGGTCAAGGTGCTCTATTCGCGGGAAGAGGACTTCGCTGCCGGGTTCTACCGGCCGGCGAACGCGAGCCGGGTGCAGGCGGTCCTCGACGAGCGGGGGATGCCCTCGGCCTGGATCCACCGGATCGCGGTTCCCTCCGTCTTCGCCAAGTCCTTCCCGGCGCGGATGAAGAACGGCATCGATCCGGCGGCGGTCGAAGGGTTGACAACAGCTAAATAA
- a CDS encoding ABC transporter ATP-binding protein: MRELWKVLRFSTPFLRRHWKILAAGVLTGLIFASINGTYLFVLKAAIDNFLGNPVPAAGSSHHSRATMLEALRQWMPMMGAPLDAKRVVGGLLLLPAVALVRGCFRLANAYFMNLAAGRIVADLQTAVLEKLHELSMDFYHRSTTGDLSVRILNDTQGFYQSISILFTDVTKDPFTLLAILVSCAAIDWRLTLVAGLLIPVCIIPAVMLSGKIRRSAAKIVSTAVEQNNLLLESVAGVHVIKAFSLERRNADRFRKQANDLARQSAKMNTSSSLVSPSIDVIASFALSLLILVVVWQHVSIANMAVVANGALLFFAPIRRLADANVKIQEGAMSAQRLTELLETPATVREADHPVPIREFREGIVFDHVSFHYGNRLVLDDISFTVPRGAKVGIAGPSGAGKSTITSLLLRFYDPVAGAIRIDGHDLRQLKLQDARGLFSLVSQDVVIFNLTAAENIAIGNPHATAADVEAAARMAGAHDFILQLPNGYQTKIGERGVRLSGGQRQRLSIARAFIRNAPILILDEATSNLDSHSETQIQSSIESLEKGRTVILIAHRLSTLASSDWILVLEHGRIVQTGTYAELLEREGPFRRLAEKQGLCAAAA, translated from the coding sequence ATGCGGGAGCTCTGGAAGGTCTTGCGATTCTCCACGCCCTTCCTGCGCCGGCACTGGAAGATCCTGGCGGCGGGGGTGCTCACCGGCCTGATCTTCGCCTCGATCAACGGGACCTACCTCTTCGTGCTCAAGGCGGCGATCGACAACTTCCTCGGCAACCCCGTCCCGGCGGCCGGCTCCTCCCACCATTCCCGGGCCACGATGCTCGAGGCGCTCCGGCAGTGGATGCCGATGATGGGCGCCCCGCTCGACGCCAAGCGGGTTGTCGGAGGGCTCCTGCTCCTTCCGGCGGTCGCGCTCGTCCGCGGCTGCTTCCGGCTGGCCAACGCCTACTTCATGAACCTGGCCGCCGGCCGGATCGTCGCCGATCTCCAGACGGCGGTGCTCGAGAAGCTCCACGAGCTCTCGATGGATTTCTACCACCGCTCGACGACGGGGGACCTCTCGGTGCGGATCCTCAACGACACCCAGGGCTTCTACCAGTCGATCAGCATCCTCTTCACCGACGTCACCAAGGATCCCTTCACCCTGCTGGCCATCCTCGTCTCCTGCGCGGCGATCGACTGGCGGCTCACCCTGGTCGCGGGCCTGCTGATCCCGGTCTGCATCATCCCCGCAGTCATGCTCTCGGGGAAGATCCGCCGGAGCGCGGCCAAGATCGTCTCCACCGCGGTCGAGCAGAACAACCTGCTCTTGGAGTCGGTGGCGGGGGTCCACGTGATCAAGGCCTTTTCGCTCGAGCGGCGGAACGCCGACCGGTTCCGGAAGCAGGCGAACGACCTGGCACGGCAGAGTGCCAAGATGAACACCTCGAGCTCACTGGTGAGCCCTTCGATCGACGTGATCGCCAGCTTCGCCCTCTCCCTGCTCATCCTGGTGGTCGTCTGGCAGCACGTGAGCATCGCCAACATGGCGGTGGTCGCCAACGGAGCCCTCCTCTTCTTCGCCCCGATCCGGCGGCTGGCCGACGCCAACGTGAAGATCCAGGAAGGGGCGATGAGCGCCCAGCGGCTGACGGAGCTCCTGGAGACCCCGGCGACCGTCCGGGAGGCGGACCATCCGGTTCCGATCCGGGAGTTCCGGGAGGGGATCGTCTTCGACCACGTCAGCTTCCACTACGGCAACCGGCTGGTGCTCGACGACATCTCCTTCACCGTCCCGCGGGGGGCCAAGGTGGGGATCGCGGGGCCGAGCGGAGCGGGGAAGTCGACGATCACAAGCCTCCTGCTCCGGTTCTACGATCCGGTCGCGGGGGCGATCCGGATCGACGGCCACGACCTGCGGCAGCTCAAGCTCCAGGACGCCCGGGGGCTCTTTTCCCTGGTGAGCCAGGACGTCGTGATCTTCAACCTGACCGCGGCCGAGAACATCGCGATCGGCAACCCCCACGCCACCGCGGCGGACGTCGAGGCCGCGGCCCGGATGGCGGGCGCGCACGACTTTATCCTGCAGCTGCCCAACGGCTACCAGACCAAGATCGGCGAGCGGGGGGTCCGGCTCTCCGGCGGCCAGCGCCAGCGCCTTTCCATCGCCCGCGCCTTCATCCGCAACGCGCCCATCCTGATCCTCGACGAGGCGACCTCGAACCTCGACTCCCACAGCGAGACCCAGATCCAAAGCTCGATCGAATCGCTGGAGAAGGGGCGGACCGTCATCCTGATCGCCCACCGGCTCTCGACCCTGGCCTCCTCGGACTGGATCCTGGTGCTCGAGCACGGCCGGATCGTCCAGACCGGGACCTACGCCGAGCTCCTGGAAAGGGAGGGCCCCTTCCGGCGGCTGGCCGAGAAGCAGGGCCTCTGCGCCGCCGCCGCCTGA
- a CDS encoding CmcI family methyltransferase: MTPTPPLSWPPMEERLEEPLRRVLERMQARILVGTTYFGVHTFKCPLDFWVYQELLYEIQPEVVVEIGNYRGGSTLALAHVLDALGKGRILAIDIDQRKIDPRARRHPRIAWIQGDAKRLAGEVAARIGASGPVLLIEDSDHTRENTLGVLRAYADLVSPGSYLIVEDTNCHHGIADGPFPGPYEAVADFLAEDRRFVADRSRESFGITWNPRGYLLRVG, from the coding sequence ATGACGCCAACGCCACCACTCTCGTGGCCGCCCATGGAGGAACGGCTCGAGGAGCCGCTCCGGAGGGTCCTCGAGCGGATGCAGGCACGGATCCTGGTCGGAACGACCTACTTCGGCGTCCACACCTTCAAATGCCCGCTCGATTTCTGGGTCTACCAGGAGCTCCTCTACGAGATCCAGCCGGAGGTCGTCGTCGAGATCGGCAACTACCGCGGCGGGAGCACGCTCGCCCTTGCCCACGTCCTGGACGCGCTCGGCAAAGGGCGGATCCTCGCCATCGACATCGACCAGCGCAAGATCGACCCGCGCGCCCGCCGGCATCCGCGAATCGCCTGGATCCAAGGGGACGCCAAGCGGCTGGCCGGAGAGGTCGCCGCCCGGATCGGAGCATCCGGGCCGGTTCTCCTCATCGAGGACAGCGACCACACCCGCGAGAACACCCTCGGGGTCCTCCGCGCCTACGCCGACCTGGTCAGCCCGGGGAGCTACCTGATCGTCGAGGATACCAACTGCCACCACGGGATCGCCGACGGCCCCTTCCCGGGCCCCTACGAGGCGGTGGCGGACTTCCTGGCCGAAGACCGCCGCTTCGTGGCGGATCGGAGCCGGGAGAGCTTCGGCATCACCTGGAATCCGCGCGGATATCTGCTCCGCGTGGGTTGA
- a CDS encoding NAD(P) transhydrogenase subunit alpha, with product MEGQTTLTGFLAIYLFLLAAFTGYEVISRVPAILHTPLMSGSNFIHGIVVVGALYTLLHATTVTQQAIGFLGVLFGAANAAGGYVVTVRMLRMFRSEKPSKAAERRR from the coding sequence ATGGAAGGACAAACCACCCTCACCGGCTTCCTGGCCATCTATCTCTTCCTCCTGGCGGCCTTCACGGGCTACGAGGTGATCTCGCGGGTGCCCGCGATCCTCCACACCCCGCTCATGTCGGGCTCCAACTTCATCCACGGCATCGTGGTCGTCGGCGCGCTCTACACGCTGCTCCACGCGACGACGGTGACCCAGCAGGCGATCGGCTTCCTCGGCGTGCTCTTCGGCGCGGCCAACGCCGCCGGCGGATACGTGGTGACGGTCCGGATGCTCCGGATGTTCCGCTCGGAAAAGCCGTCCAAGGCGGCGGAGCGGCGGAGGTAG
- a CDS encoding HEPN domain-containing protein — protein sequence MTAESLAQSYLRKAEARLGFLAHLLEGGDYSDVIREAQEAVELALKAVLRQAGIEPPHVHDVSALLRAHRDLLAPPVRAHVEELARISARLRKERELSFYGDIDFIPTESYSREDAAQALREAGFVVAKAREAVPRPPAGG from the coding sequence ATGACGGCCGAATCGTTGGCGCAGAGCTACCTGCGGAAGGCCGAGGCGCGACTGGGCTTCCTCGCCCACCTCCTCGAGGGCGGGGATTACTCCGATGTGATCCGGGAGGCGCAGGAAGCCGTCGAGCTCGCCTTGAAGGCGGTCCTCCGCCAGGCGGGGATCGAGCCGCCCCACGTCCACGATGTCTCGGCACTCCTGCGGGCGCACCGGGACTTGCTGGCCCCGCCCGTCCGCGCGCACGTCGAGGAGCTCGCCCGGATCTCCGCCCGGCTGCGGAAGGAGCGGGAGCTTTCCTTCTACGGGGATATCGACTTCATTCCGACCGAGAGCTACAGCCGGGAGGACGCCGCCCAAGCGCTGCGCGAGGCGGGCTTCGTGGTCGCCAAGGCCCGGGAGGCGGTCCCCCGGCCCCCCGCCGGCGGCTGA
- a CDS encoding NYN domain-containing protein: MNASDATMAVFLDLENIALGAREAAYPRFDIRKVLERLLLKGHIVVKKAYCDFERYKEFKRDLHEAAFELIEIPHLSQAGKNSADIRMVVDALDLCYTKGHVDTFVIISGDSDFSPLVSKLRENAKTVIGVGVKNSTSDLFLNNCDEFLYYDDLVRDAKEAQEVAEPRGKKPKGKTAKLSADKALRMVVETLEALVQERGEDERIWGSMIKQALKRRNPGFNERAFGYRSFNDLLLEAQKKGLLHLEPDEKSGGYLVSPSGAA; encoded by the coding sequence ATGAATGCCTCCGACGCGACGATGGCCGTCTTCCTCGACCTGGAAAACATCGCGCTGGGCGCCCGGGAAGCGGCCTATCCCCGGTTCGACATCCGGAAGGTGCTCGAGCGGCTCCTCCTCAAGGGGCACATCGTCGTCAAGAAGGCCTACTGCGACTTCGAGCGCTACAAGGAGTTCAAGCGCGACCTCCACGAGGCGGCCTTCGAGCTGATCGAGATCCCGCACCTGAGCCAAGCGGGCAAGAACTCGGCCGACATCCGGATGGTCGTCGACGCGCTCGACCTCTGCTACACCAAGGGCCACGTCGACACCTTCGTGATCATCAGCGGGGATTCCGACTTCTCCCCCCTGGTCAGCAAGCTGCGGGAAAACGCCAAGACCGTGATCGGGGTCGGCGTCAAGAACTCGACCTCCGACCTCTTCCTCAACAACTGCGACGAGTTCCTCTACTACGACGACCTGGTCCGCGACGCGAAGGAAGCGCAGGAGGTCGCCGAGCCCCGGGGGAAGAAGCCGAAGGGGAAGACCGCCAAGCTCTCGGCCGACAAGGCGCTGCGGATGGTCGTCGAAACCCTCGAGGCCCTGGTCCAGGAGAGGGGCGAGGACGAGCGGATCTGGGGTTCGATGATCAAGCAGGCGCTCAAGCGGCGCAATCCGGGGTTCAACGAGCGGGCCTTCGGCTACCGCTCCTTCAACGATCTTCTGCTCGAGGCCCAAAAGAAGGGGCTCCTTCACCTTGAGCCCGATGAAAAATCGGGAGGCTATCTGGTCTCCCCCTCCGGGGCCGCTTAA
- a CDS encoding XdhC family protein, producing the protein MDSANLAVLRQALEWHRAGFGVVLATIAHSAGPAPRPPGALWAVRSDGLSAGSVGGGCVEEEWIGRVRAGEALPRPAVVEFGPGSAEAGSPRLPCGGTLRVVFERIGSGDWIEEVLARTADRRPVARSLELADGAVGWREAGPAETTRLEEGRLVTIFGPPLRLLLIGAGEIARCLAAMAQPLGYEVLLCEPREALAPSASLLPGVRRLPGLPDEAVAAVRPDPRTAVVALSHDPALDDMALLAALPSAAFYVGALGSRAHAERRRRRLAPYFLPGELDRLSSPVGLDLGGRQPGEIAAAILAELIAVKNGRLSGNGTHRTPSRAAARELGVCPDPA; encoded by the coding sequence GTGGACTCGGCCAACTTGGCGGTGTTGCGGCAGGCTCTTGAGTGGCATCGGGCCGGCTTCGGGGTGGTCCTCGCCACCATTGCGCACAGCGCGGGTCCGGCTCCGCGGCCGCCCGGGGCTCTTTGGGCGGTCCGCTCCGACGGCCTCTCGGCCGGCTCGGTCGGCGGCGGCTGCGTGGAGGAGGAATGGATCGGGCGGGTCCGCGCCGGAGAAGCGCTCCCCCGTCCGGCGGTCGTCGAGTTCGGCCCGGGATCCGCGGAAGCCGGATCCCCTCGCCTGCCCTGCGGAGGGACGCTCCGCGTCGTCTTCGAGCGGATCGGCTCCGGCGATTGGATCGAGGAGGTCCTGGCCCGGACGGCCGACCGGCGGCCGGTAGCGCGCTCCCTCGAGCTGGCCGACGGTGCCGTCGGATGGCGGGAGGCGGGTCCCGCCGAAACGACCCGCCTGGAGGAAGGACGGCTCGTCACGATCTTCGGCCCTCCATTGCGGCTGCTGCTGATCGGGGCGGGGGAGATCGCCCGCTGCCTGGCCGCGATGGCGCAGCCACTCGGCTACGAGGTGCTCCTCTGCGAGCCCCGGGAGGCGCTGGCGCCTTCGGCCTCCCTGCTGCCGGGCGTCCGCCGCCTTCCCGGCCTTCCCGACGAGGCCGTGGCGGCGGTGCGGCCCGATCCGCGGACCGCCGTCGTCGCCTTGAGCCACGACCCGGCCCTCGACGACATGGCGCTCTTGGCCGCCCTTCCCTCGGCAGCGTTCTACGTCGGGGCGCTCGGCTCCCGCGCGCATGCCGAAAGGCGGAGGCGACGGCTCGCCCCTTACTTTTTGCCCGGGGAGCTCGATCGGCTTTCAAGCCCGGTCGGGCTCGACCTCGGCGGCCGCCAGCCGGGGGAGATCGCGGCGGCGATTCTGGCGGAGCTGATCGCGGTCAAGAACGGGCGGCTTTCGGGGAACGGCACCCACCGAACTCCTTCCCGGGCGGCTGCACGCGAGCTTGGCGTTTGTCCCGATCCGGCGTAG